A region from the Pelagovum pacificum genome encodes:
- a CDS encoding ABC transporter ATP-binding protein: MSELSLSAVTKSYNKGKPNEVSVLHGVDLSVDRGEVVALVAPSGAGKSTLLHISGLLDTPDSGQVLLGGEELTALSDRRRTAIRRQQIGFIYQFHHLLPEFTAEENIVLPQLANGASRSEASKRALELLGTVGLEERGDHRPAALSGGEQQRVAFCRALANQPRLLLADEPTGNLDPGTSDRVFGALMELVRGTGLSALIATHNLDLAARMDRVVKLDAGRVVPD; the protein is encoded by the coding sequence ATGAGTGAACTGAGCCTGTCCGCCGTCACCAAGAGCTACAACAAGGGCAAGCCGAACGAGGTCTCCGTGCTGCACGGCGTCGACCTGTCCGTCGACCGGGGCGAAGTCGTCGCTCTGGTCGCGCCCTCGGGCGCGGGGAAGTCCACGCTGTTGCATATCTCCGGGTTGCTCGACACGCCGGACAGCGGGCAGGTCCTGCTGGGCGGGGAGGAGCTGACCGCGCTTTCCGACCGCCGCCGCACCGCGATCCGGCGTCAGCAGATCGGTTTCATCTACCAGTTCCACCATCTCCTGCCGGAATTCACGGCGGAGGAGAACATCGTCCTGCCGCAGCTCGCCAACGGTGCGTCCCGCAGCGAGGCGTCGAAGCGCGCGCTGGAGCTGCTCGGCACCGTCGGTCTGGAAGAGCGGGGCGACCATCGGCCCGCCGCGCTGTCGGGGGGCGAGCAGCAGCGCGTCGCCTTCTGCCGCGCGCTGGCCAATCAGCCGCGCCTGCTGCTGGCGGACGAGCCGACGGGCAACCTCGACCCCGGGACATCGGACCGGGTGTTCGGCGCGCTGATGGAGCTGGTGCGCGGCACCGGCCTTTCGGCGCTGATCGCGACACATAACCTCGACCTCGCCGCGCGGATGGACCGGGTTGTGAAGCTCGACGCGGGTCGCGTCGTCCCCGACTGA
- a CDS encoding ABC transporter permease, translating to MSRPPRPFARFEWMIAWRYLRARRAEGGVSVMTWISLLGVTLAVFALIATLAVRSGFRQEFVDTIVGSSSHLTIDMVRQEVTVVTQGDQEIEVPRTVRTIDNYDEVSDRLASIEGVERADPVVRGEVLASLRDEATFVQVYGITPEDLSNIPLVREPQESVGDIAEFGVEDGIAIGSGVARALGATVGDTVSFVTANGVQTVGGRAARRATFDIVYIFQTGRYATDISRIYMPLDQSQAFFSKGDSVDVIEIFVDDPDNVERWIDPVYRQLEPGNRLFSWKDNEGAYLRALTVEDNVMFIIMSILVLIASLNIISGLVMLVKNKGSDIGILRTMGLTEGTVLRVFFICGAGIGTLGTAMGMILGCLFAIYIDPIFSVVNYIGGGGVWDPSIRGVYNLPAKLELDDVLSSIALSLGLSWIITIFPARRAARMNPVEALRYE from the coding sequence ATGAGCAGACCGCCGCGCCCTTTCGCCCGGTTCGAATGGATGATCGCATGGCGCTATCTGCGCGCCCGCCGCGCAGAGGGCGGCGTCTCGGTCATGACATGGATTTCTCTCCTCGGTGTGACGCTGGCCGTCTTCGCGCTGATCGCGACGCTCGCCGTGCGCTCCGGCTTCCGGCAGGAGTTCGTCGACACGATCGTCGGCTCGAGCTCGCACCTCACCATCGACATGGTCCGACAGGAGGTCACGGTCGTCACGCAGGGCGACCAGGAGATCGAAGTGCCGCGCACCGTGCGCACCATCGACAATTACGACGAGGTCAGCGACAGGCTCGCCTCGATCGAGGGGGTCGAGCGTGCCGATCCGGTCGTGCGGGGCGAGGTTCTGGCCAGCCTGCGTGACGAGGCGACGTTCGTGCAGGTCTACGGCATCACGCCCGAGGACCTCTCCAACATTCCGCTGGTGCGCGAACCGCAGGAGAGCGTCGGCGATATCGCCGAGTTCGGGGTCGAGGACGGGATCGCCATCGGGTCGGGCGTCGCCCGCGCCCTTGGCGCGACGGTCGGCGATACCGTCAGTTTCGTCACCGCCAACGGCGTGCAGACCGTGGGGGGCCGCGCCGCGCGGCGGGCAACCTTCGACATCGTCTACATCTTCCAGACCGGCCGCTACGCCACCGACATCAGCCGCATCTACATGCCGCTCGACCAGAGCCAGGCGTTCTTCTCCAAGGGCGACAGCGTCGATGTCATCGAGATTTTCGTCGACGACCCGGACAACGTCGAGCGCTGGATCGACCCGGTCTACCGGCAGCTGGAACCCGGCAACCGCCTGTTCTCGTGGAAGGACAACGAGGGGGCCTACCTGCGGGCACTCACCGTCGAGGACAACGTGATGTTCATCATCATGTCGATCCTCGTGCTGATCGCCTCGCTCAACATCATCTCGGGCCTCGTGATGCTGGTGAAGAACAAGGGGTCGGACATCGGCATCCTGCGCACCATGGGACTGACGGAGGGCACGGTGCTGCGCGTCTTCTTCATCTGCGGCGCGGGGATCGGGACACTCGGCACCGCCATGGGCATGATCCTCGGCTGCCTCTTCGCGATCTACATCGACCCGATCTTCTCTGTCGTGAACTACATCGGCGGCGGCGGGGTCTGGGACCCCTCGATCCGCGGTGTCTACAACCTTCCCGCCAAGCTGGAACTCGACGACGTGCTGTCCTCCATCGCGCTGTCGCTGGGGCTGAGCTGGATCATCACGATCTTCCCGGCCCGCCGCGCGGCACGGATGAACCCGGTGGAGGCGCTGCGCTATGAGTGA
- a CDS encoding ABC transporter substrate-binding protein, producing the protein MHVEEVAEGKLSRREFLARSTSLGVTAATAYGLIGVAMPTPASAQDMPMGGTIRIQQDVRALTDPPTFSWPQIGNTVRGFLEFLVQYNADGTFEPRLLESWEVNDDATQYILHVRPGVTWNDGRGELTAQDVAYNFTRWCDGNWEGNSMASRMAALQNEDGSGAAEGAIEVVDDLTVQLNLTRPDITIIPAVTEYPAAIVPDGWSGSPADDPVGTGPYRLVELEIGVRAVLEKDPDHPWWGEGAYVDRIEFIDYGTDGAAYVSAAEAGEIDMTYETVGEFVEIFQAIGWQESESVSANTLTLRTNRLTEVNGETPYADARVRRALAMACDNQVLLELGYANRGTLAENHHVCPIHPEYADIGAPPYDPEGARALMEEAGMADYVHELISIDDDWRRNTSDALAAQLRDAGIQCERTVYPGSTFWNDWANFAFSSTDWGHRPLGVQIMALAYRSGVAWNETGLASEEFDSMLDEASAISDAAARRDVMERIEKFLWEDGTIIQPYWRSLYRHARPGVIGGNSHPINEIHVHTLALES; encoded by the coding sequence ATGCACGTGGAAGAAGTGGCCGAAGGCAAGTTGAGCCGGCGCGAGTTCCTCGCCCGCTCCACCTCGCTCGGCGTCACCGCGGCCACCGCCTACGGGCTGATCGGCGTCGCGATGCCGACGCCGGCGAGCGCGCAGGACATGCCGATGGGCGGCACGATCCGCATCCAGCAGGACGTCCGCGCCCTGACGGATCCGCCGACCTTCAGCTGGCCGCAGATCGGCAACACCGTACGCGGCTTCCTCGAGTTTCTCGTGCAGTACAACGCCGACGGCACGTTCGAGCCGCGGTTGCTTGAAAGCTGGGAAGTCAACGACGACGCGACCCAGTACATCCTGCACGTCCGTCCGGGCGTGACCTGGAACGACGGCCGGGGCGAGCTGACCGCGCAGGACGTCGCCTACAACTTCACCCGCTGGTGCGACGGCAACTGGGAAGGCAACTCGATGGCCTCCCGCATGGCCGCGCTCCAGAACGAGGACGGCTCCGGCGCCGCCGAGGGCGCGATCGAAGTGGTTGACGACCTTACCGTGCAGCTGAACCTGACCCGGCCCGACATCACGATCATCCCCGCCGTGACCGAGTACCCGGCGGCGATCGTGCCCGACGGCTGGTCCGGCAGCCCGGCCGACGATCCCGTCGGCACCGGGCCCTACCGGTTGGTCGAGCTCGAGATCGGCGTGCGCGCCGTGCTCGAGAAGGACCCCGATCACCCGTGGTGGGGCGAAGGCGCCTATGTCGACCGGATCGAGTTCATCGACTACGGCACTGACGGTGCGGCCTACGTCTCCGCCGCCGAGGCCGGCGAGATCGACATGACCTACGAGACGGTCGGCGAGTTCGTCGAGATCTTCCAGGCGATCGGCTGGCAGGAAAGCGAGTCCGTCTCGGCCAACACTCTGACGCTGCGCACCAACCGCCTGACCGAGGTGAACGGCGAGACGCCTTATGCGGACGCCCGCGTGCGCCGCGCCCTTGCGATGGCTTGCGACAACCAGGTGCTGCTCGAACTCGGCTATGCCAACCGCGGCACGCTGGCCGAAAACCACCACGTCTGCCCGATCCACCCAGAGTATGCCGACATCGGCGCACCGCCCTATGATCCCGAAGGCGCCCGCGCGCTGATGGAAGAGGCGGGCATGGCCGACTATGTGCACGAGCTCATCTCGATCGACGACGACTGGCGTCGCAACACGTCGGATGCGCTCGCCGCGCAGCTCCGCGACGCGGGCATCCAGTGTGAGCGTACGGTGTATCCGGGCTCGACCTTCTGGAACGACTGGGCCAATTTCGCCTTCTCCTCGACCGACTGGGGCCACCGCCCGCTCGGCGTGCAGATCATGGCGCTGGCCTACCGCTCCGGCGTGGCCTGGAACGAGACGGGTCTCGCCTCGGAAGAGTTCGACTCGATGCTGGACGAGGCCTCGGCCATCTCCGACGCCGCGGCCCGCCGCGACGTGATGGAGCGGATCGAGAAGTTCCTTTGGGAAGACGGCACGATCATCCAGCCCTACTGGCGCTCGCTCTACCGCCACGCGCGGCCGGGCGTGATCGGTGGCAACAGCCACCCGATCAACGAGATCCACGTTCACACGCTGGCGCTCGAAAGCTGA
- a CDS encoding DUF2937 family protein gives MIIVRMLAMAGGLAGAMALSQYPEFSQQYTQRLAGQIDALSLVVADFDATAERSGLTRDAALAQMTGTQFLDDRRADMTRTFARYDSLTQSHDALQQATALERMLLPHRMGDMETLQGTWNDFVPAMPLSLPGLLSTLAGYAAGWMVVGALFWVLLLPFRRRERDHDDYEDYAYERRGRYDRDRFDPDDYPREPPLRGEIGRREPPLTRQR, from the coding sequence ATGATCATCGTGCGGATGCTGGCGATGGCCGGTGGCCTGGCCGGGGCCATGGCGCTGTCGCAATACCCCGAGTTCTCCCAGCAATATACCCAGAGGCTGGCTGGCCAGATCGACGCGCTGTCGCTGGTGGTCGCCGATTTCGACGCGACGGCGGAACGGTCGGGCCTGACGCGCGACGCTGCGCTCGCGCAGATGACGGGGACGCAGTTCCTCGACGACCGCCGGGCGGACATGACCCGCACCTTTGCCCGCTACGACAGCCTGACGCAGAGCCATGACGCGCTCCAGCAGGCGACGGCGCTGGAGCGGATGCTTCTGCCGCACCGGATGGGCGACATGGAGACGCTGCAGGGCACGTGGAACGACTTCGTGCCCGCGATGCCGCTGTCGCTGCCGGGCCTGCTGTCGACACTCGCTGGCTACGCGGCGGGCTGGATGGTGGTCGGCGCTCTGTTCTGGGTGCTGCTGCTTCCGTTCCGCCGGCGCGAGCGCGATCATGACGATTACGAAGATTACGCCTACGAGCGCCGCGGCCGCTACGACCGGGACCGCTTCGATCCCGACGACTACCCGCGGGAGCCGCCGCTGCGCGGCGAGATCGGCCGCCGTGAGCCGCCCTTGACCCGGCAACGCTGA
- the proS gene encoding proline--tRNA ligase produces MRLSRYFLPVLKETPAEAQIVSHRLMLRAGMIKQASAGIYSWLPLGFRTLKKIETIVHEEQQRAGHIPLLMPTLQSAELWQESGRYDAYGPEMLRIRDRHDRDMLFGPTNEEMITDIFRSYVRSYKDLPMTLYHIQWKFRDEVRPRFGVMRGREFLMKDGYNFDLTKEDALHAYNRHLVSYLRTYERMGLQAIPMRADSGPIGGDDTHEFLVLAETGESEVFYDSEITDLKFGDREIDYDSHEQCRGVLEEFTSRYARTDETHDEAIFNEIPEERRRVARGIEVGQIFYFGTKYSEPMGAVVQGPDGKQIPVHMGSHGIGVSRLLGAIIEANHDDKGIIWPEGVTPFHVGLVNLKTGDEEADAACEKLYDALDAAGLEVLYDDRDERAGAKFAGMDLIGLPWRITVGPRGLKNGVVELTSRRTGESEELPPEAAVAKVARIYAGHNVRVRHPEVEPMPGRTFNTWI; encoded by the coding sequence ATGCGTCTCAGCCGCTACTTCCTGCCCGTTCTCAAGGAAACGCCCGCAGAGGCGCAGATCGTCAGCCACCGGCTCATGCTGCGGGCCGGCATGATCAAGCAGGCCTCCGCCGGCATCTACTCCTGGCTGCCGCTCGGCTTCCGCACGCTGAAGAAGATCGAAACGATCGTTCACGAAGAGCAGCAGCGCGCGGGGCACATTCCGCTGCTCATGCCGACGCTGCAATCGGCTGAGCTGTGGCAGGAATCCGGGCGTTACGACGCCTACGGGCCGGAGATGCTGCGCATCCGCGACCGGCATGACCGCGACATGCTGTTCGGTCCCACGAACGAGGAGATGATCACCGACATCTTCCGCTCCTACGTGCGGTCCTACAAGGACCTGCCGATGACGCTCTACCACATCCAGTGGAAGTTCCGGGACGAGGTCCGCCCCCGCTTCGGTGTCATGCGCGGTCGCGAGTTCCTGATGAAGGACGGCTACAACTTCGACCTGACCAAGGAAGACGCTCTGCACGCCTACAACCGTCACCTCGTCAGCTACCTGCGCACCTACGAGCGGATGGGCCTTCAGGCGATCCCGATGCGCGCGGATTCCGGCCCGATCGGCGGCGACGACACGCATGAGTTCCTGGTGCTCGCCGAAACCGGCGAGAGCGAGGTCTTCTACGATTCTGAGATCACCGATCTGAAGTTCGGCGACCGGGAGATCGACTACGACAGCCATGAGCAGTGCCGCGGCGTGCTGGAGGAGTTCACCTCGCGCTATGCCCGCACGGACGAAACTCACGACGAGGCGATCTTCAACGAGATCCCCGAAGAGCGCCGCCGCGTCGCGCGCGGCATCGAGGTCGGCCAGATCTTCTACTTCGGCACCAAGTATTCCGAGCCGATGGGCGCGGTGGTGCAGGGCCCGGACGGCAAGCAGATCCCGGTCCACATGGGCTCTCACGGGATCGGGGTGAGCCGCCTGCTCGGCGCGATCATCGAGGCGAACCACGACGACAAGGGCATCATCTGGCCCGAGGGCGTGACGCCGTTTCACGTGGGCCTGGTCAACCTCAAGACCGGTGACGAAGAGGCCGATGCGGCCTGCGAAAAGCTCTACGACGCGCTCGACGCGGCGGGGCTCGAGGTGCTCTACGACGACCGTGACGAGCGGGCAGGGGCGAAGTTCGCTGGCATGGACCTGATCGGCCTGCCGTGGCGCATCACCGTCGGGCCGCGCGGTCTGAAGAACGGTGTGGTGGAGCTGACCTCGCGCCGCACGGGCGAGAGCGAGGAGCTGCCGCCGGAGGCCGCCGTGGCGAAGGTCGCGCGCATCTACGCCGGCCACAATGTCCGCGTCCGCCACCCCGAGGTGGAACCGATGCCGGGCCGGACCTTCAACACCTGGATCTGA
- a CDS encoding AI-2E family transporter, whose protein sequence is MSLPVSHQARYWGIALVVFLLVLWVLGDVLTPFILGGAFAYILDPIADRLERLGMKRILAVITISLAAVLIFVLMVLLVVPTLVRQTSQLIATAPELFGNLRDWLTARFPEIMDEDSTVRQQIATIGDTISSRGGEVLTTVLGSAMSFLNVLFLLVIVPVVTFYLLLDWDRMVARIDTLLPREHAPTIRRLAGEIDDTLSSFIRGQGLVMLIQGTFYAVALMMVGLQFGLVVGAVAGFVSFIPYVGAIVGGGLAIGLAFFQYWGDWWMIVLVAAIFFLGQFLEGNILTPKLVGDSVGLHPVWLILALAVFGAIFGFVGLLVAVPVAAMIGVLTRFITQQYMKSALYRGVDPPGDES, encoded by the coding sequence ATGTCCCTTCCCGTGTCACACCAGGCCCGTTACTGGGGCATCGCGCTCGTGGTGTTCCTGCTCGTGCTGTGGGTCCTGGGGGACGTGCTGACGCCCTTCATCCTCGGCGGCGCGTTCGCCTACATCCTCGACCCGATCGCCGACCGGCTGGAGCGGCTCGGCATGAAGCGCATCCTCGCGGTCATCACCATCTCGCTGGCGGCGGTGCTGATCTTCGTGCTGATGGTCCTGCTCGTCGTGCCGACGCTGGTGCGCCAGACGTCCCAGCTGATCGCCACGGCGCCGGAATTGTTCGGCAACCTGCGGGATTGGCTCACGGCCCGCTTCCCCGAGATCATGGACGAGGATTCCACCGTCCGGCAGCAGATCGCCACCATCGGAGACACCATCAGCTCTCGCGGGGGTGAGGTCCTGACGACCGTGCTCGGCTCGGCGATGTCGTTCCTGAACGTGCTGTTCCTTCTCGTCATCGTGCCGGTGGTGACCTTCTACCTGCTGCTCGACTGGGACCGGATGGTGGCGCGCATCGACACACTGCTGCCGCGCGAACATGCGCCGACGATCCGCCGCCTCGCCGGAGAGATCGACGATACGCTGTCCTCCTTCATCCGGGGTCAGGGCCTGGTGATGCTGATCCAGGGCACCTTCTACGCCGTCGCGCTGATGATGGTCGGCTTGCAGTTCGGCCTCGTCGTCGGGGCGGTGGCGGGGTTCGTCTCCTTCATCCCCTATGTCGGCGCGATCGTGGGCGGCGGGCTCGCCATCGGGCTGGCCTTCTTCCAGTACTGGGGCGACTGGTGGATGATCGTGCTGGTCGCGGCGATCTTCTTCCTCGGCCAGTTCCTCGAGGGCAACATCCTGACGCCCAAGCTGGTCGGCGACAGCGTCGGTCTGCACCCGGTGTGGTTGATCCTCGCGCTGGCCGTCTTCGGCGCGATCTTCGGCTTCGTCGGCCTGCTGGTCGCCGTCCCGGTCGCGGCGATGATCGGGGTGCTGACCCGCTTCATCACGCAGCAATACATGAAGAGCGCGCTCTACCGCGGCGTCGATCCGCCGGGAGACGAATCGTGA
- a CDS encoding P-loop NTPase family protein translates to MTGEQLSFHWPREAELDEQSYFVSEANDHAWRVTVAPETWPAHKLVLVGPEGAGKTHLARLFADRTGALILDAPALTGDEALPDDAPAVVLEDADRLPAQAEEFVFHLHNSLHRTGRPFLSTACTPPTSWPTALPDLVSRMTAASVVRIGNPDDDLLEAVLLKLLVDRHLKFEDALIPYLVTHMNRSFADASRMVAMLERRAVDERRAISRRLAREILDSEAETS, encoded by the coding sequence GTGACGGGCGAGCAGCTCTCCTTTCACTGGCCGCGAGAGGCGGAACTGGACGAGCAGTCCTACTTCGTCTCCGAGGCGAACGACCACGCCTGGCGCGTCACCGTCGCCCCCGAGACCTGGCCGGCCCACAAGCTGGTCCTTGTCGGGCCCGAGGGCGCGGGCAAGACCCACCTCGCCCGGCTGTTCGCCGACCGCACCGGTGCGCTGATCCTCGACGCGCCCGCGCTCACCGGCGACGAAGCGCTGCCCGACGACGCGCCAGCCGTGGTGCTGGAGGATGCCGACCGCCTGCCGGCGCAAGCGGAGGAGTTCGTCTTCCACCTGCACAACAGCTTACACCGCACCGGCCGGCCGTTCTTGTCCACCGCCTGCACACCGCCGACGTCCTGGCCGACGGCGCTCCCCGACCTCGTGTCGCGGATGACGGCGGCAAGCGTCGTGCGGATCGGCAATCCCGACGACGATCTGCTCGAAGCGGTGCTGCTCAAGCTGCTGGTCGACCGTCACCTCAAGTTCGAGGATGCGCTCATTCCTTACCTCGTGACGCACATGAACCGGTCATTCGCCGACGCCAGCCGCATGGTCGCAATGCTGGAGCGTCGGGCAGTCGACGAACGCCGCGCGATTTCACGCAGACTGGCGCGGGAGATTCTGGACAGCGAGGCCGAGACTTCCTAA
- a CDS encoding RNA degradosome polyphosphate kinase produces MSESDFLTAPFPAPVEPDFDIDGPGRFFNRELSWLGFNWRVLEEAENPRVPLLERLRFLSISATNLDEFYTVRVAGLRELAMTGITTPAMDGMTPAEQLRRIDIDARALMQRQQEMLNLLRREMEAEGLSILTGDDLDDADRLHLREVFLSQVFPVLTPLAIDPAHPFPFIPNEGFALALQLERRSDKRLLRALLPVPNQIDRFLSLPSESGHRFLPLEELLLLELDRLFPGYRLMGHCAFRVLRDSDLEVEEEAEDLVREFEVALKRRRRGEVVRLKISAGAPEGLRKVIMEELPVREEEVVEVDGLVGIGAISELVIDDRPDLLWSTFTPRVPERVQDHDGDIFAAIRQKDMLLHHPYETFDMVVRFLQQAAHDPDVVAIKQTLYRTSKNSPIVDALCEAAEDGKSVTALVELKARFDEAANIRQSRRLERSGAHVVYGFINYKTHAKISTVVRREGKRLVTYTHFGTGNYHPITAKIYTDLSFLTCDAALGRDATKVFNYVGGYAQPEGLENLKISPESMKPFLIDMIRQEAEHARAGRPAGIWAKMNALIEGDVIDALYEASQAGVQIDLVIRGICGLKPGVQGLSENIRVKSIVGRFLEHSRIVCFGNGNELPSREARVFFSSADWMSRNLNRRVETLIEATNPTVKAQITEQIMAANMADTAQSWVMRPDGSFVRCPLSEGKRPFSCHRFFMENPSLSGRGKAGVADVPVLAHPED; encoded by the coding sequence ATGTCCGAGAGCGACTTCCTGACCGCCCCGTTTCCCGCGCCCGTCGAGCCCGATTTCGACATCGACGGACCGGGCCGGTTCTTCAACAGGGAGCTGTCGTGGCTCGGCTTCAACTGGCGGGTGCTGGAAGAGGCGGAGAACCCGCGCGTCCCGCTTCTTGAGCGGCTGCGCTTCCTGTCGATCTCGGCCACCAACCTCGACGAGTTCTACACCGTGCGCGTCGCCGGCCTGCGCGAACTGGCGATGACCGGCATCACGACGCCCGCGATGGACGGCATGACCCCGGCCGAGCAGCTGCGCCGCATCGACATCGACGCACGCGCGCTGATGCAGCGCCAGCAGGAGATGCTGAACCTGCTGCGCCGCGAAATGGAGGCGGAGGGCCTCTCGATCCTCACCGGCGACGACCTTGACGACGCCGACCGCCTGCACCTGCGCGAAGTCTTCCTCAGCCAGGTGTTCCCGGTCCTGACCCCGCTCGCCATCGACCCCGCGCACCCGTTCCCCTTCATCCCGAACGAGGGTTTCGCGCTGGCGCTGCAGCTGGAGCGTCGATCGGACAAGCGCCTGCTCAGGGCGCTTCTGCCGGTGCCGAACCAGATCGACCGCTTCCTGTCGCTGCCTTCAGAGAGCGGCCACCGCTTCCTGCCGCTGGAAGAGCTTCTCCTGCTGGAGCTGGACCGGCTGTTCCCGGGTTACCGCCTGATGGGCCACTGCGCCTTCCGCGTGCTGCGCGACAGCGACCTCGAGGTCGAAGAAGAAGCCGAAGACCTCGTGCGCGAGTTCGAAGTGGCGCTGAAGCGCCGCCGCCGGGGCGAGGTCGTGCGCCTCAAGATCTCGGCCGGCGCGCCGGAGGGCCTGCGCAAGGTCATCATGGAAGAACTCCCCGTCCGGGAAGAGGAAGTGGTCGAGGTCGACGGCCTCGTCGGCATCGGCGCGATCAGCGAGCTGGTGATCGACGATAGGCCCGACCTGCTCTGGTCGACCTTCACGCCGCGCGTGCCGGAGCGCGTTCAGGACCATGACGGCGACATCTTCGCCGCGATCCGTCAAAAGGACATGCTGCTGCATCACCCCTACGAGACGTTCGACATGGTCGTCCGTTTCCTGCAGCAAGCGGCCCACGACCCCGATGTCGTCGCGATCAAGCAAACGCTCTACCGGACCTCCAAGAACTCGCCCATCGTCGACGCCCTCTGCGAGGCGGCGGAGGATGGCAAGTCCGTCACCGCGCTGGTCGAACTGAAGGCGCGCTTCGACGAGGCCGCCAACATCCGCCAGTCCCGGCGGCTGGAACGCTCCGGCGCGCACGTCGTCTACGGATTCATCAACTACAAGACCCACGCGAAAATCAGCACCGTCGTGCGGCGCGAGGGCAAGCGGCTCGTCACGTACACGCACTTCGGGACCGGCAACTACCACCCGATCACCGCCAAGATTTACACCGACCTGTCGTTCCTGACCTGCGACGCCGCGCTCGGACGCGACGCGACGAAGGTCTTCAACTACGTCGGCGGTTATGCCCAGCCCGAGGGGCTGGAGAACCTCAAGATTAGCCCCGAGAGCATGAAGCCGTTCCTGATCGACATGATCCGGCAGGAGGCAGAGCATGCCCGCGCCGGCCGCCCCGCGGGGATCTGGGCGAAGATGAACGCGCTGATCGAAGGCGACGTGATCGACGCGCTCTACGAGGCGAGCCAGGCCGGTGTGCAGATCGACCTGGTGATCCGGGGGATCTGCGGGCTGAAGCCCGGCGTGCAGGGCCTGTCGGAGAACATCCGCGTCAAGAGCATCGTCGGCCGCTTCCTCGAGCATTCGCGCATCGTCTGCTTCGGCAACGGGAACGAGCTGCCCTCCCGCGAGGCCCGGGTGTTCTTCTCCTCCGCCGACTGGATGAGCCGCAACCTCAACCGCCGGGTCGAGACGCTGATCGAGGCGACGAACCCGACGGTGAAAGCGCAGATCACCGAACAGATCATGGCTGCCAACATGGCAGACACGGCACAGAGCTGGGTGATGCGGCCCGACGGCAGCTTCGTGCGCTGTCCCCTGTCCGAGGGGAAGCGCCCCTTCAGCTGTCACCGCTTCTTCATGGAGAACCCGTCACTGTCCGGGCGGGGCAAGGCGGGGGTCGCGGACGTCCCCGTGCTCGCCCACCCCGAGGACTGA
- a CDS encoding NAD(P)-dependent alcohol dehydrogenase codes for MKAVINDRYGGPDVLTLGERPMPDCGAGELLIRIAASSVSRTDVATLAGKPKAARVVTGLFGPKSTVLGLDFAGVVEESRSERFAPGDRVFGMSPGQYGAHAEYLVVAADGPVATIPDGIGFDQSVLCEGGWYAHSVLEALGVGEGFRLLVFGGGGAVGSAAIQIAKARGARVVAAVEPHQIDLASGLGADLAIDSRTLDELPEEFDGVLDAIGKLRFRRVRAKLTYTGRFASTDFGPGGEVLRLALFYTLAGRRGRVMLPMPRDADAIPSMLSELMAEGRYRAVIDRSYPMDRVREAYEYAATGTKTGIVVLDIPG; via the coding sequence GTGAAAGCGGTCATCAACGACAGATATGGCGGGCCCGACGTCCTCACCCTCGGGGAGCGACCGATGCCGGATTGCGGGGCCGGAGAGTTGCTGATCCGCATCGCCGCCTCCAGCGTGTCGCGGACCGATGTCGCGACGCTGGCGGGCAAGCCGAAAGCGGCGCGGGTGGTGACCGGGCTGTTCGGGCCGAAGTCGACAGTGCTCGGCCTCGATTTCGCGGGCGTCGTGGAAGAGAGTCGGTCCGAGCGCTTCGCCCCCGGTGACCGTGTTTTCGGCATGTCGCCCGGGCAGTACGGCGCCCATGCGGAATACCTCGTCGTCGCCGCCGACGGGCCGGTAGCGACGATCCCCGACGGGATCGGCTTCGATCAGTCAGTCCTGTGCGAAGGCGGATGGTACGCCCATTCCGTGCTCGAGGCGCTCGGCGTGGGCGAGGGATTCCGGCTGCTGGTGTTCGGCGGTGGCGGGGCGGTCGGCTCCGCCGCGATCCAGATCGCCAAGGCGCGCGGTGCGCGCGTAGTGGCCGCCGTGGAGCCCCACCAGATCGACCTCGCCTCCGGTCTCGGCGCCGACCTCGCCATCGACAGCCGGACGCTGGACGAGCTGCCGGAGGAATTCGACGGTGTGCTCGACGCGATCGGCAAACTGCGGTTCCGCCGCGTGCGGGCCAAGCTGACCTATACGGGGCGCTTCGCCTCGACCGACTTCGGACCCGGTGGCGAGGTTCTGCGGCTTGCCCTGTTCTACACGCTCGCCGGGCGGCGCGGCCGCGTCATGCTGCCGATGCCACGCGATGCCGATGCGATCCCGTCCATGCTGTCGGAACTGATGGCAGAGGGCCGCTACCGCGCCGTGATCGACCGCAGCTACCCGATGGACCGGGTACGGGAGGCGTACGAGTACGCCGCGACGGGGACGAAGACCGGGATCGTCGTGCTCGACATTCCCGGCTGA